From one Lycium ferocissimum isolate CSIRO_LF1 chromosome 5, AGI_CSIRO_Lferr_CH_V1, whole genome shotgun sequence genomic stretch:
- the LOC132057734 gene encoding serine/threonine-protein phosphatase 7 long form homolog: MAKRLLDVNVNSMSHKSTGGLAGFLKRNTFFGEFHDRIPEDLNTEPVSYDEALLDEVASKNNLVWAWERITVLRPQILKQRDANAGLPRGPRATRWFAHFSWTKTTQYVLKVFRDALDSMTEDQFIWEPYSDELIESLPDYCRVGRNIWRARVTIFCWDVVEVHLPDRVMRQFGMIQEIPPTPFPFDPTHFNHDRRGRPNTNWELEHAQWLPFWHQRLRYVINAPVNHEPLRYDDPTLFGSDALLVLLLVILLRVLSGNKVMCLMQRLMKQW; the protein is encoded by the exons atggccaaacgcctactagaTGTGAACGTCAATTCAATGAGCCACAAGAGCACGGGCGGTTTGGCAG GATTCCTGaaaagaaatacattttttgGAGAGTTTCATGATAGGATCCCTGAAGATCTTAATACAGAACCGGTCAGTTACGACGAAGCACTACTAGACGAAGTTGCATCGAAAAACAACTTG GTTTGGGCATGGGAGAGAATTACTGTCCTCAGGCCCCAGATATTAAAACAAAGGGACGCGAATGCTGGTTTACCTAGGGGTCCACGCGCTACTAGATGGTTTGCACATTTTAGTTGGACCAAAACTACCCAATATGTGTTGAAAGTTTTTAGGGATGCACTTGATTCCATGACGGAGGATCAG tttatttgggaacCATATTCTGATGAATTAATTGAGAGCCTTCCCGATTATTGTCGTGTTGGACGAAATATATGGCGTGCTAGAGTCACAATATTTTGTTGGGATGTTGTCGAGGTTCACTTGCCTGATCGAGTTATGAGGCAATTTGGAATGATACAGGAGATACCACCAACTCCGTTTCCATTTGATCCCACACATTTTAACCACGATCGTCGGGGAAGGCCAAATACAAATTGGGAATTGGAGCATGCACAATGGTTGCCATTTTGGCACCAACGACTTCGATACGTTATTAATGCACCGGTCAATCATGAACCACTTCGGTACGATGACCCTACCTTGTTTGGTTCGGACGCATTACTCGTCTTGTTATTGGTAATCCTACTTCGCGTCCTCAGCGGCAACAAGGTTATGTGCCTAATGCAACGGCTTATGAAGCAATGGTAA
- the LOC132058375 gene encoding uncharacterized protein LOC132058375 produces MEESNYYLMNRSHIPAFGSWESCNTDEFPVPFTQCFESARQVDLLRYSYSEDRDLYVAGDLYQNDILTPAMIVVPRRKRRKSNEAVGKEGRKEGWVVCNYEYDEVKKAVSAVPPSPPPPKMAANAVDEDLYKISPQLLYAKPERKGIRGFFSMCLPPTCAS; encoded by the exons ATGGAA GAGAGCAATTACTACTTGATGAATAGGAGCCACATTCCAGCATTTGGTAGCTGGGAATCATGTAACACAGATGAATTCCCAGTTCCTTTCACACAGTGCTTTGAATCTGCTAGGCAAGTTGACCTTCTTCGTTACAGTTACTCTGAAGACCGTGATTTGTACGTGGCCGGAGATCTCTACCAGAATGATATTCTCACTCCTGCTATGATTGTCGTTCCTCGTCGTAAG AGAAGAAAAAGTAATGAAGCAGTtggaaaagaaggaagaaaggaAGGGTGGGTGGTGTGCAACTATGAATATGATGAAGTGAAAAAAGCAGTAAGCGCTGTTCCACCATCTCCACCCCCACCTAAAATGGCAGCTAACGCTGTAGATGAAGATCTCTACAAGATTTCCCCTCAACTGCTCTACGCTAAGCCTGAAAGA AAAGGCATTAGGGGATTCTTTTCAATGTGCCTACCGCCAACTTGTGCTTCTTGA